A DNA window from Delphinus delphis chromosome 6, mDelDel1.2, whole genome shotgun sequence contains the following coding sequences:
- the KLHL9 gene encoding kelch-like protein 9, producing MKVSLGNGEMGVSAHLQPCKAGTTRFFTSNTHSSVVLQGFDQLRIEGLLCDVTLVPGDGDEIFPVHRAMMASASDYFKAMFTGGMKEQDLMCIKLHGVNKVGLKKIIDFIYTAKLSLNMDNLQDTLEAASFLQILPVLDFCKVFLISGVSLDNCVEVGRIANTYNLIEVDKYVNNFILKNFPALLSTGEFLKLPFERLAFVLSSNSLKHCTELELFKAACRWLRLEDPRMDYAAKLMKNIRFPLMTPQDLINYVQTVDFMRTDNTCVNLLLEASNYQMMPYMQPVMQSDRTAIRSDSTHLVTLGGVLRQQLVVSKELRMYDERAQEWRSLAPMDAPRYQHGIAVIGNFLYVVGGQSNYDTKGKTAVDTVFRFDPRYNKWMQVASLNEKRTFFHLSALKGHLYAVGGRSAAGELATVECYNPRMNEWSYVAKMSEPHYGHAGTVYGGLMYISGGITHDTFQNELMCFDPDTDKWTQKAPMTTVRGLHCMCTVGDKLYVIGGNHFRGTSDYDDVLSCEYYSPTLDQWTPIAAMLRGQSDVGVAVFENKIYVVGGYSWNNRCMVEIVQKYDPEKDEWHKVFDLPESLGGIRACTLTVFPPEENPGSPSRESPLSAPSDHS from the coding sequence ATGAAAGTGTCTCTTGGTAACGGTGAAATGGGCGTCTCCGCCCATTTACAGCCTTGCAAGGCAGGAACCACACGTTTTTTTACCAGCAATACTCACAGTTCGGTGGTTTTGCAAGGCTTTGATCAGCTTAGAATAGAAGGATTGCTTTGTGACGTGACCCTGGTACCAGGTGATGGAGATGAAATCTTCCCTGTTCATAGAGCTATGATGGCGTCTGCTAGTGATTATTTCAAGGCTATGTTCACAGGtggaatgaaagaacaagatttaATGTGCATTAAGCTTCATGGGGTGAACAAAGTTGGTCTgaagaaaataattgattttatttatactgCAAAACTTTCTCTTAATATGGACAATCTTCAGGACACACTTGAAGCAGCCAGCTTTTTACAAATTTTACCTGTTTTAGACTTCTGTAAAGTGTTTCTTATTTCAGGAGTCTCTTTAGATAACTGTGTTGAAGTTGGACGAATTGCTAACACCTACAATCTTATAGAGGTAGATAAATATGTCAATAATTTCATCCTGAAGAATTTTCCTGCATTATTGAGTACTGGGGAGTTTCTAAAACTCCCTTTTGAACGGCTTGCCTTTGTGCTTTCTAGCAATAGTCTTAAGCACTGTACTGAACTTGAGCTTTTCAAGGCTGCCTGTCGCTGGCTAAGGTTGGAAGACCCTCGGATGGATTATGCTGCAAAATTAATGAAGAATATTCGATTTCCACTGATGACACCACAGGATCTCATCAATTATGTGCAGACAGTAGATTTCATGAGAACAGACAATACCTGTGTGAATTTGCTTTTGGAAGCTAGCAATTACCAAATGATGCCATATATGCAGCCAGTGATGCAGTCAGATAGAACTGCCATTAGATCTGACTCAACCCATTTGGTTACATTAGGAGGAGTTTTGAGGCAGCAGCTGGTTGTCAGTAAAGAATTACGGATGTATGATGAAAGGGCGCAAGAGTGGAGATCTTTAGCCCCAATGGATGCTCCTCGTTACCAGCATGGCATTGCTGTCATTGGAAACTTTCTTTATGTAGTTGGTGGTCAAAGTAATTAtgatacaaaaggaaaaactgcCGTTGATACAGTTTTCAGATTTGACCCTCGGTATAATAAGTGGATGCAGGTTGCTTCGTTAAATGAAAAGCGCACATTTTTCCACTTGAGTGCTCTCAAAGGACATTTGTATGCCGTTGGTGGGCGAAGTGCAGCTGGTGAGCTGGCCACAGTAGAATGTTACAATCCGAGAATGAATGAGTGGAGCTATGTTGCAAAAATGAGTGAACCCCACTATGGCCATGCTGGAACAGTGTATGGAGGCTTAATGTATATTTCAGGAGGAATTACTCATGATACTTTCCAAAACGAGCTCATGTGTTTTGACCCTGATACAGACAAATGGACACAGAAGGCTCCAATGACTACAGTCAGAGGTCTGCATTGCATGTGTACAGTTGGAGACAAGCTCTATGTCATTGGTGGCAATCACTTCAGAGGAACAAGTGATTATGATGATGTTCTAAGCTGTGAATACTATTCACCGACCCTTGACCAGTGGACACCAATTGCTGCCATGTtaagaggtcagagtgatgtcGGAGTTGCcgtctttgaaaataaaatctatgtcgTAGGTGGATATTCTTGGAATAATCGTTGTATGGTAGAAATTGTCCAGAAATATGACCCAGAAAAGGATGAGTGGCATAAAGTTTTTGACCTTCCAGAGTCACTTGGTGGCATTCGAGCTTGTACTCTCACAGTTTTTCCACCTGAAGAAAACCCTGGGTCACCTTCCAGAGAATCACCTCTTTCAGCACCTTCAGATCATTCTTAG